The window ATTACCTATATGAATTCAATGTTGTGTTTTGGTTTAGTGGAACTTAAACATGTGGGATTCATGATCTCTGTACACTCCCCCCTCACAAAAAAAAATCTGTTATGTAAATTAACTGCACCCTCGGTTGCATTGTGATTTGGTTAGCTATAGATAGGAAACCAGGCGAATTTGTTAACCCTGTGTCCAAACGGATTTGTATGGTTTCAGGTGGCGTGGAATTGTTGCAATCTCTGATAGTTGTCCTCGTCAATGCCTGAAATACAGATGGATGAACCCATGGAAAGTGGTGAGAGGCCAGTCTTCAAAGATATTAGACGCTACTTCTGTGAATACTGTGGCATTTGCAGGTCTAAAAAGATCTTAATTACCTCCCACATCAATTCACAACACAAGGTACTTTGTTCTTCCTGTCTTTTGTTTCAGCATATTTGATGATTATCCTTTTTCTTAATAGTTATCTAATCTCTAATTGTCTTTGCTGTATTTCAAACCCAATGGTTGGCATGGTTTTGCAATGAAAAACCCTTTATATGCAGTTGTATATTTTACTAGTTATTGGTTGCTTTTTTACCTATCTATTTCAAAGTTAAAAATATGATAATATGCAATTACACTTGGTTATCTTATctgatttgaattgatgtgtttAGGACGAGTTGGAAAAAGCTAGAGCTGAAGGAAATAATGAAGCACATTGCGAAAAGCCCAACAACACTTGCCAACAATGTGGTGCTAGCTTCAAAAAACCTGCCTACTTGTTGCAGCACATGCAAAGCCATTCACTTGAGGTATTTGATTTATTAACAAAACACCCTTTTGTAACTAATTAACTGACATATTACAATATAGGATAAACTTTTTTCATGTGTAAAATCTGTGACTATATGGAGAGCCAAGGAGTGTAAACTAATCCAGCAAGCTACTATACCTTTTTTAAAATGAGTACACTGGAAAAATCTTCTATAGGTTAATACTATATGATTTAAGAGGTATCACTGAAGTACATATTTTTGCAGGAAAGTAATTTATAATATACTATAACTATAATAATGTTATAGTGTGAAGCATTGGATCCCAGACAAAGAACTCCAAAATGCATGAGGCAGCATAATTGGACTTGATGGATTAGTATCAGGTAGGGAGACCTCCTGTGAAGCTCCATCAAGGATGCCTCAATCACGCTTTATTCAAGATGAGGTTTGCAATTTGTTCTTCCATGTCTTGTTCTTATTTAACCAATTGACACCCATTGCGTTTTTTTGGTTGGCATCTTTTGACATTTCTTTTAATGGCTCCAGAGGCCGTATGTGTGTACGGTTGATGATTGTCAGGCAAGTTACAGAAGAAAGGACCATTTGACTCGTCACCTTCTACAGCATGAAGGGAAAACTTTTAAATGTCCAATGGAGAATTGCAACCTAATTTTCTCAATAAAAGGTAATATGGCAAGACATGTTAAAGAGATTCATGATGAAGGATCTACATCCACAAATGTAGAAAGTAAGCAGTTTGTGTGCCCAGAAATTGGCTGTGGAAAGGTTTTCAAGTTTGCGTCAAAGCTTCGTAAACATGAAGATTCTCATGGCAAGTTTTCATCTAATTTGATTTTCTTTGTGAATAATCAAAGTTTCCGTGTTATGTTTTGAAAATGTTGGGAAAAATTGTGAAGAGAACTTTTGTTCTGCAGTTAAGCTGCAGTCGGTAGATGTAGTGTGCTTGGAGCCTGGTTGCATGAAACATTTCACTAATAACCAGTGCCTTAAAGAACATATTGAATCCTGTCATCAATATGTAACCTGCGACACTTGTGGAAGTAGACAACTGAAAAAGAATATTAAAAGGCACCTTTGCACACATGAAGCTGACAAATCATTGGCAGAGTTTAAATGTGAATTTAAGGGCTGTAGCTGCAAATTCTCAAGTGTAAGACCCCTTAATCTTTAAGCCCCCGCATAGTTGTTCTAAGTGAATCCACAACCATGGTTACATATTGAACATTGTGTTGATTGATTCTTTTGGTTATGCCTCAACAGAAATCTAATCTCGTTACACATAAGAAGGCCGTGCACTTTAAAGAAAAGCCCTTTGTATGTGGTTTTCCTGATTGTGGCCTGAGATTTGCTTACAAACATGTCAGAGATAAACACGAAAAAACTGGGAAACATGTTTTTACCCATGTAAATTCTTTTCTGACTTCATATTCCAGTTCAATAATTTCCTTGCATGCCTTTGCATTAGCAATGATTAATGAAGTTTTTCTTGATACAGGGGGATTTTGAAGAAGCTGATGAACAATTCAGGTCAAGGCCAAGGGGTGGGAGGAAGAGAGTGTGTCCTACAGTAGAAATGTTGGTCAGGAAAAGGGTTACACCACCTAGTCAATTGGAGAATTTGTTATTTATGCAAGAGTGACCAGATGAACTGTCCCTGACATTAAGTATATATGTAAGGTAGATTTAAGCATCTTTCCATGAGTGTGGTAAATGAAGGATTAGTTTTAGCATAATGATTAGTGTTCACTACATCTTACATATGTTGTGTAAAAGTATGAAGAGTGGCATGTGTATTATAGTGTAATCAATGACAATATTGTGAATGGTATATCACTATATCTTCATGATCCTATCAATCATGTTTGTCAGTGTATCTTCCCAAAGTTTTAGTTGCCATCACCATGAGACATACACCAAGTACAACATTATAGCTAGTAAACAATTAAAAGAAGCAAAATGTTTATTGGGCTTCCAATTTCAAAAGAATGTTTGTAATAAagattaattttttaagtttagtatTTTTAAAGATTGGGAAAACTACTGGTAAAAGTTTTTAGTATGTCTAAGGGCACATTGtaagagtataataataaaaCTTTAAATGAATTGGaaacgtaaaaaaaattatatttcaataacttttaataaaatatttttctatagcGTTCTTAATGTGTCTTTATTTTAAAACACAAGTTAGCAAAatgtattaatatattatatattatgctCGTGCTTATAGATTCTTCAGCAAGCATTAAAGTATGAGCAACAAAGTGCCAAACTGATATCGGAAATtaaagttttaataattttttttgggaattttttttttcattttataatagaaaaaagtCCTActacttttattccctttttattgTTTGGGACGGGTATAATTGCATGCTCCCTGAGAGTCCCAATATTCTTGACCTACCTATCATCCCCAGAAGACACATTTTCCCCCTCTCCAATAGCCCAGGTTGTGTTCTTTCAACATACCTTGAACTTTCACGATGTCTTTCCAAAGAGGTGAATCTGAACACTTACTGATCAACATATCTCTTTCTTGCTGATATCTCCCGTACAATCCTTTATACACCTTAACCCAAAGTGAATCTTGCTCTGTCATGAAATTTCAAGCCAACTTCATAAGGAATGCATCATTCTTTAGTGCCAACCTTTTAAATCTGAGTCCTCCTTGGTTGCAATTAGAATATTATCTTGAATCCTTCTACCTGCGACAAAGCTAGCTTGACAGGGAGATATTCGTTGGGGCAGCAAAGGTTTAAGTCTCCCCACCATATTTTTAGTTATACACTTGTAATTTACATTACAAAGTGTAATAGGACAAAACTACGAAATAAATTTTGGCGCTTGAACTTTAGGGATAAGGGTGATGAGAGTCTGATTATAATTTCTTATCTGGGCTGGGTTAGTTCATACCTGCTCCACAAATTTGCAAACGTTCTCTTGTATAAGTTCCCAGTTTTCCTTATAGAAAAGGACTGAGAAGCCATCATACCCCAGTATCTTCGACCTAATATCAAATATGGCCTTTCGGATTTTCCTCCTGATAGGTCtctcacacagagccttcttttGAGTTTCTTCTACCATTGGATAGTAACACCCCTAATCAACTTCTTTTGGTTCTTGTTGATCCTCTTTGTAGAGGTCTTTGAAGAAATTCAGTGCTTGTATCTCTAGTTTTTTCCTTATCATTATTTCTCAATTTAACCACTATGTTCTTTCTCTCCGAATTATAGTTCTCGTATGAAAGTAACGTGTGTTTCGATCTCCTTCCACAAACCAAGTGTCTCTTGACTTTTGCGTCTATAGCACCTCCTCTTTGTCCGAAATTGCTTCTAGTTCtttgttgagtttttttttatctaaatcaTCTAAGAAATGATTATTCCTGTAGCTCATTGCTCTTTGTATTCCACCATTCTCCCCATTAGTTCTCTCATTTTCTTTTGCACATTGTCAAATGTCTCCCTATTCCATTCTTTCAAATGGCTTGAGAGCTGGGTAAGAGAGTGACTAAGGTCAATCTGGTCTTTCCAACCTTGTTTGATGATATTTTCAAACTCTGGGTGCAGATTTCACATTGCTTCATATCTGAAGGGTCTCTCCTTTTTTGTCTCTGCATTAACTCCATATTGATTAAAAGGGGGTGGTGATCCGAGAAAGATCTAGCAAGCACGTCTACTCTTGCCTCTGCAAATCTAGCTCCAGTTCACATTAGCCAAAGCCCGATCGAAGTCTTTTAAACATTCTATCCATGCCATCTTATTTAGGTTCTTTTCTAGGTAAACTTGGACCCCGCAAATCCCAAATCAATGAGACTACACTTAGTTATCCAATCAGAAAACTTTCTACAAGCATTCATATCTACTCTGGCACCTCCCTTCTTCTCTAAAGGGTTAGCTATTTCATTAAAGTCTCCAACCATAACTCACTCTTCAGTCATGCTACTCTCCATAGTAAACAGCTCATCCCATAATCTTCTACAGTTATTTTCCTGAGGGTTGGCATATACTGCAATGAGCATCCAACTTCTTTAGTTATTCACACTAATTTTTCTTTGCACATACTGTTGTTTGGATCTTATAACATAACCATTTACACCAAGATTATTTCACAATATCCAAATTCTCCCGCTGAATCCATTTGCTTCCTCTAAAGTGGTAGAAAGAGCAAGCCAAACcttctaataagtaataacttcTATTATCCTATTACCACTTGATTCTAgtctccaaaaataaaataatacctaATTTATACTTTCCTTTAAGGTGCGGCAAAAATCTTTGTTTGCCGCTCCTCTACAATTTCATGAGAATATTGTCATcgtgaaaaaagaaagaaaaagttaccTCAGGTTGAGCTTTATGACCTTCCCCATGCAGGCTTCTTTTCCATTAACAAGTTACATTGATGTCCCGTCCTCAACAGGCACCTTGCTTTCAGTGATCATGTCTCCATTACTATGGTTAAGGTCCTCCTCTAACTTCATGGCTACTTCAACCATTAATTCAATATCCACAAAATGCATATCAGGTGGTGTGGGATCAAGAGGTTCACCCATTTTCTCATCCATCTGAATTATGTTCTATATGATAATATCTCCAACACTGGGTAAAGGTCTGGTCTTCTACCCAATTCTACTCGGAGTTTCAAATTGTGATTTTTTGGGTTCTGATTTATAGTCTGCTGTTTGTTGTTTGCTATAGAGGGTCCATTGGTGCTCGCTACAGCCTTAGTTGTCACAGTCTGAGCAAGATTTTTATCACCTGCAATACTCTAGTTACCGTTATTCTTCACAATTGTTACCTCCATCATTATTCTCTTGTAATACTGCAAACCTTGTACTAGAGGCAGTTACTTTTTCATTTGCACCATTTTCTATATCCCTACTACCATTAGCCTCTCCTTTTCCTCCTTTTCAGCTAGGTGCACTCTTGGGTACCACCATCCATGGGTTGCACGCTTCACCTTCTGTCTCCTCTCTGCTCCTCCCTTCCTTGCTCTTTCCCAGCTTCCATGGCTGCCTCCTTTGAAGTTCCAGCATTGCTGATTTGGGGGGAGTTAGCCTTTTTGTGCCCCACTCTGCCACATCCAAAGTAAATACTATGAAGATTTTTATACTCCACTTTATACTTGACTTCATTAATGGAGTACTAAGCAATTAGAGGCTCTATTAGGTCCAATTCAATATATAGTCTAGTAAATTTTCTCTACTTTTTTATGTCGCATAGGTAGGGCTGGTAATTTATACCCTACTCACGGGTATTCAACCCGATCCGACCCGTTCGGATAGGATAGGCTATCCGACCCGCTGCGGGTAAGGTAGAGTACGGTCCGGGTATGCCTGCGGATAGGATAGGGTACGAgtttagggtgtaccctaccctacccgtacctcatatataacacatattttataaaaattaggtatatagtAAAGGAAATGAGAGTTGAACCCACAACCTCTcttatgtaatgacttacaataagtgaacaaccactaaaactaattagttaatttagtaatttagagcattagttttttattttttatgttattaatatgtataaaattcgaaatgattgaattttatatttattttaaaaaaaatttatatttttgcggGTAGAATAGAGTAGGATAgagtagggtttagaattttaggaTACGGGTagagttagggttgagagattctcaacccacAGGAGAATAGagtaaagttttaataaaattgtaccctacccattgccagccctagGCATAGGTATCAGCTTAATAGTTTGTCGTACTATATTCCCTATCTTCCTTAGCATACTCTCCTCATAGTATTATATTGCTAACCCTGGAAGCCCCCAAGTTGCAATTCTATCAATCTCCGCTTCTGTGGGATTAAAATCCGGCTTCCAAAGGTGAACAGAAAGGTAGTGACAAAAAATCTTCCAAGGTCCCTCAGTGAGGGCAAAACTAAATCttcattagaaaaaaaatttaataatatatagaaaaatcATTACCTATGTCAATCACATTAATATTATCCATTTTTTTTCACATGGTTTCTAGCCTCCTTGTTAGAGTCATTAGAGATATTTTCCTTCCTTAACAACTTAACAAATAGGGTGTCCCACCATGGTGTCGTAACTTTTTCATAGCAGCCTCATTGATCTTGAAGTTATAGATTCTTTCAACTCTCTCCACTATAATACCTTGGGCCAGCTCTTCTTTTGTCTCCCTAGGTTGCTTCTCCTTTGAAGATGctcttttttcttcatttctttcaACTTTAGCTTTTATATTGACTCTATCTTTTCCTACCATATCACTGAAGGATCTCCTTTATTACTCCGTttatattctttcttctttagctCCTTGCATCTAGAACGTTGGGTCTTGTTCTCCTGTGAAAACTTGGCCATCATCTTCCATTCTTACTTTCTTGCCATGTCTAAAGTTTTGTTCTTTTCCTTCTTGCAGATGAGATTGGATTATGTGGTCTGGAGTGTCCTCCTCGGACAAAGCCGCCCCTCATGAAGTTATTGGGATGACAAGAATGGTTGTGAATTGTGGTGAATGATGAGAGTTGGTATACCTGTTGAAAAGTTACTTTCTAGGACAAAATAgctactttttagtttttacccTTCTTTACTACCTTTCTCTCTTCCAAAATTCTCTTTTAAGTCTATGAAGGACTAGTACCAATTTCGGCTGACATGACATTCTCATATCTAAGATATTTGCCCTTGAAGACGTGGTTAAATAAGGAATGAGGCTGACTTGCAATACGCCAACAATGTTTTCCAAGAAGAGCtagattcataatttttttttcttgtcatACAATCTCACACACACATACTCTAATACACTCTATTTAAGATTTCTCAGTCTAAGATTCGAACTTGTAGATGCAGTTTATGAGGCTTACAAATTTGCCATTAGCCTTGGACCACATATTCATAGCCCTTAAGTCTTTAATACCAAGACCACTTGCATTTTTTCCTACTCATTTTGTCCTAGCTGATTCAAATaattttcctttcattttttgtttAATCCTACCAAAATTGAATCATTAGTCGATGAAATTCAGTAAGaagataatttaaaaacttaaaataagcTAGAATATAAACTGGGATAGGCTCACCAATAGCTTTAATAAGGACTTGTCTACCACCTAAAAAGTGTAGTTTTTGCTTCCAAAGCcgaagttttttattttaaccaaatatgtttatgaaaacCTATTAGTTTAGTTATTTACCCCAATTACATAACCCTATTCCCAATATGACTTAgcgatatttttattaatatatttggttAGCGTCCAATTGAACATGTTaagtattatatatgttatcaattaatattccaccatattatctatattatcTATTCTATAATTGTAGTGCAAAAGGTTTTACTCTATAATATAATATGGATCAATCTATAATATGTATCTAAATATTCAGATCGACCTTCTTATATATAGAATAATACTTGTTTATTCTCTTATTTGAATGGAACTTTTATGAGATAAGATCAAATATCATCTTAATTATTACAGTATACCACATTATCAAATGGACAAACAAAAGAAAGGGAGTTGACCCAACAATAAAattttgaatagaaaaatagaataaagatataatagaattaagaatatattacaataaaattaaacagtcgttgataaaaattattaatagagtaactgaagaacaaatataattaatttgtagtctttaaaaaatcatttaattgataaaattttttcagaaataaatttaaaaaaagttttatctttaaaaaataatttaactattaatCCTTACTTAATTCTGGAACATTATTATATATATCACATTAGCATGTGATGATTCAATAATGTTGAGCAAAGATTTCTTGTTTCTCTTGAGATTCCAAACATTATTTAGTCCGTGATGAACTTTTGGTAAGTCTGATCTAAACGTTTTAGATAacattttattttaatgtttttctttgatatttaaaaataattggcTAATCAcacaaagatattttttatataaatataataattaaaatttagatatattATATCAAACAATTTACTCAAAACTATTAAATTATCAAATGATTTTCAATTAGTTTACGTGAGTAGTCTCCTTCAAATAAAATGAATACTATTCAGTATTCACCTAAACCATTGACTTAAAATTGCACCCaaccaacaaatccaacataaaAAATGGTTTCAAATATGTTCTTTACTTCTTTTGTTTTCTGGTGAATGTACCTTTGTTTAgacattattttatatttacaccACCATATTTTCCCCTTATAATAAGTCCCTTTCCGTTCAACTCACACACCTTTTTAGTGGAGCAATTAGCACTTTTGGTTTTTTTGGATCATTCTTCTCATTCCAACACCACATCAAAAATGATACTATTGTACTGTTGAGTACAATGTTTATGTCATTCATTATTGAATTGTGCTTTATTTGATGTGTTTTGTTGGATATCCATGTCATATTCTCATCGCCTGTTATTATTAGATCATATATTAAGTTTATCCGAAATGTTAGGTccacacaaaaaattaattatttacttaattattagtatatttatatataaatatatataatttattttatttttaatatatattttatatttttatatatatctaaattaataattaattttgatgaataaGTTTGATGTGCATCTAACATAATATAAGAGCATATGATCCTAGCAATTTATGatatttgatttattattatttttcttgattttgtAATCTAGGAGCAGTTAATTTCTTGTTGCACGTGTTGTCTTATCTTtgttagatatttttataaaaggatATGCTATAGATCTAAGTATTTTTTCATCCAAGTTTTAATGTAAGTAGGTTCAATACCAATAAAAATCACTCTCATTAAAAGAGTGTCATTACACGCACTTTATCTTCTTCTCCTCCccgtgtttcttcttcttcttctctcatgcgcttctttttcttcttttcccatgcgcttcttcttcttcttctttcaaatacatGCATAAATGTCATCTTCTTCTCGTTTCAAATTCACGTATACCTCCTCCTTCTCCCCCTcctcctcattcttcttcttcttcttcttcgcgcacgcaaattattcttctattcctcctcctcctcctcctcctcctcctcct is drawn from Arachis hypogaea cultivar Tifrunner chromosome 12, arahy.Tifrunner.gnm2.J5K5, whole genome shotgun sequence and contains these coding sequences:
- the LOC112728081 gene encoding transcription factor IIIA — encoded protein: MPEIQMDEPMESGERPVFKDIRRYFCEYCGICRSKKILITSHINSQHKDELEKARAEGNNEAHCEKPNNTCQQCGASFKKPAYLLQHMQSHSLERPYVCTVDDCQASYRRKDHLTRHLLQHEGKTFKCPMENCNLIFSIKGNMARHVKEIHDEGSTSTNVESKQFVCPEIGCGKVFKFASKLRKHEDSHVKLQSVDVVCLEPGCMKHFTNNQCLKEHIESCHQYVTCDTCGSRQLKKNIKRHLCTHEADKSLAEFKCEFKGCSCKFSSKSNLVTHKKAVHFKEKPFVCGFPDCGLRFAYKHVRDKHEKTGKHVFTHGDFEEADEQFRSRPRGGRKRVCPTVEMLVRKRVTPPSQLENLLFMQE